A stretch of Monomorium pharaonis isolate MP-MQ-018 chromosome 7, ASM1337386v2, whole genome shotgun sequence DNA encodes these proteins:
- the LOC105837563 gene encoding multidrug resistance-associated protein 4 isoform X4, which translates to MDATKKPNNPNPRASANPISKLFFWWLTGIFWYGKDHNLEMKNMYNIMPADDSELLGNKLEENWKNEVHHAKKDDRKPKFFTALKKTFIWSFFYYGGWILMLSCIVRVAQIYVLGLLIWHFDPRAISTQEKAYLYASSIIFLGILSIMLSHHSNLGLLEIGMRVRIASSSLMYRKILRLSSSTITTSGQIVNLLSNDMSKFEQLFTTLHYIWILPIQGSIITFLIWQSVGVASLAGVLLIVIQTIPLQGYISRWTSKLRTKIATRTDERVRLMSEILRGIQVIKMYTWEKPFEELVNRARKYEIDVLTLISYLRGFILATCVFTERTTLYFTIMAYVLQGYSISADKVFSMAQYFNILQLTMAIFYPMAVAAAAEASVSIKRIENFLLLNENVPLTQSSSTVKGISISMKNFSASWTTKAIVNTLHNINIQIKDDQFCAVVGPVGSGKSSFLQAILGELKSSQGQIHIGGKISYASQEPWLFADTVRNNILFDQLYDKNKYQNVVNMCALTKDFEQLPYGDKTLVGDRGTALSGGQRARINLARAVYRDADIYLFDDPLSAVDTHVGRHLFNECMNIYLRNKTRILVTHQLQYLKQCDYIIILNNGQIEDKGTFAALQEKCAVFLEILMKDEKVNEKTREPSKINISPTLIIQSDEINDEDAEEIEPQETEELLAKGNLSKSLYWKYFRSGGSFIMIISVLFYTILGQIGTNGSDYWVGYWARQEEMRIKDIREREYGSANNFTMSSSIPRSTRQVENMSEINKGVAEFVMTTGYYREDVFNDTIMSQNFTFNNITEIRDENVYYLNTNTALWVYGGFIIVSVVVSTVRNLIFLKICMNASKNLHNFMFSCILKAPMSFFDNNPSGRILNRFSKDVGAVDEILPSTMISSIQMFAVMIGILVQVLIINWWLIFAVIIMFFLFGMIRRIYLPVAQTTKRLEGVAKSPMFSHVNSTLSGLTTIRSVGAQEMIRKQFEEHQNLHTSTYSLIIASGTMFGFVLDIVSIGFIAIVTYSFVALDNGNTFAGNVGLALSQVLILCNMVQHGMRQTAEAITQMTSVERIMQFTELEKEGPFESNPTDKPSSNWPSKGEIKFDRIYLRYSDPDPPVLKSLSFNIEPGMKIGIAGRTGAGKSSLIAALFRMVKIDGAIYIDHIDTKKIGLHDLRIP; encoded by the exons ATGGACGCCACTAAGAAACCTAACAATCCGAATCCACGGGCGTCTGCGAATCCAATCAGTAAATTGTTCTTCTG gtGGTTAACAGGAATATTCTGGTATGGGAAGGATCATAACTtggaaatgaaaaatatgtacaatattatgCCGGCTGATGATAGCGAACTTTTGGGAAACAAACTGGaaga AAATTGGAAAAATGAAGTGCATCACGCTAAGAAGGACGACAGAAAGCCGAAATTTTTTACAGCTTTGAAAAAGACATTTATAtggtcatttttttattatggagGATGGATTTTGATGTTATCTTGTATTGTGAG aGTTGCACAAATATATGTTTTGGGTCTGCTTATTTGGCATTTTGATCCAAGAGCAATCTCTACTCAGGAGAAAGCGTATTTATACGCATCCAGCATAATTTTCTTAGGAATATTGTCTATTATGCTCTCTCATCATTCGAATCTAGGCTTATTGGAGATTGGAATGCGAGTGAGAATAGCGAGCTCCTCTTTGATGTATAGGAAG atATTACGCTTATCCAGCTCTACAATCACTACTTCAGGACAAATTGTTAATCTTTTATCGAACGACATGTCAAAATTTGAGCAACTATTTACaacattacattacatttgGATCCTACCTATACAAGGATccataattacatttttgataTGGCAAAGCGTTGGCGTCGCATCATTAGCCGGCGTACTTCTCATAGTAATTCAGACTATTCCTCTTCAAG GATACATAAGCAGATGGACTTCAAAGTTACGTACAAAAATTGCAACAAGAACCGATGAGAGAGTCCGTTTGATGTCTGAGATACTCAGAGGCATAcaagttattaaaatgtatacttGGGAGAAACCATTTGAGGAACTAGTTAATCGCGCAAGaaa ATATGAAATCGACGTTCTTACGCTGATATCGTATTTGAGAGGTTTTATTTTAGCTACGTGTGTTTTCACGGAAAGaacaacattatattttactataatggCCTATGTACTTCAAGGATATTCTATATCTGCCGATAAAGTATTCTCAATGGCACAGTACTTTAATATTCTTCAGCTTACTATGGCGATATTTTATCCTATGGCTGTAGCGGCAGCTGCCGAAGCATCGGTTTCCATAAAGAGAATTGAG aattttttgttattaaacgAAAACGTTCCATTAACACAATCTTCATCAACCGTCAAAGGAATAAGtatttcaatgaaaaatttcAGTGCTTCATGGACAACTAAAGCAATTGTAAATACATTGCATAACATCAACATTCAAATTAAAGACGACCAATTTTGCGCTGTCGTTGGTCCTGTGGGCTCAGGAaag AGTTCTTTTCTGCAAGCAATTTTGGGCGAACTAAAATCATCGCAAGGTCAAATACACATAGGTGGCAAAATATCATATGCCAGTCAAGAACCCTGGTTGTTCGCAGACACAGtacgaaataatattttgtttgatCAACtctatgataaaaataaatatcaaaatgttgTAAATATGTGTGCTCTTACGAAAGATTTTGAACAACTTCCGTATGGTGATAAGACTTTGGTTGGTGACAGAGGTACGGCACTCAGCGGAGGACAACGTGCAAGAATTAATTTGGCGAg AGCCGTCTACAGAGACGctgatatttatctttttgatGATCCTTTATCAGCTGTTGACACTCACGTTGGCAGACACTTATTTAAcgaatgtatgaatatttatttgcgaAACAAAACGAGAATTCTTGTGACTCATCAATTGCAGTATTTGAAACAATGCGATTACAtcattattcttaataat ggTCAAATTGAAGACAAAGGTACGTTTGCGGCTCTTCAAGAAAAATGTGCAGTTTTTTtggaaatattaatgaaagatGAAAAAGTCAATGAAAAGACGAGGGAAccatcaaaaattaatataagtcCTACGCTTATAATTCAAAGCGATGAAATTAACGATGAAGATGCAGAGGAAATTGAACCGCAAGAAACTGAAGAGCTTCTGGCCAAAggaaatttatcaaaatcgcTTTATTGGAAATATTTTCGTAGCGGCGGTTCATTCATCATGATCATCAGTGTTCTATTTTACACGATTTTGGGACAAATTGGCACTAATGGTTCTGACTATTGGGTTGGTTATTG GGCGAGACAAGAAGAAATGCGTATCAAAGATATACGCGAACGAGAGTACGGCTCAGCGAATAACTTTACAATGTCCTCTTCTATACCAAGATCTACTAGACAAGTAGAAAATATGTCAGAGATTAATAAAGGAGTCGCAGAATTTGTAATGACAACAGGCTATTATAGGGAAGATGTGTTCAACGATACTATAATGtcgcaaaattttacttttaataatatt ACTGAAATTAGAgatgaaaatgtatattatctcAACACGAATACAGCTTTATGGGTTTATGGAGGTTTTATCATTGTCAGCGTTGTGGTATCGACAGTGCGAAATCTAATCTTTCTTAAGATATGTATGAACGCCAGCAAGAATTTGCATAACTTCATGTTTTCATGCATACTTAAAGCACCGATGTCATTTTTCGATAACAATCCGTCCG GACGAATTTTAAATCGTTTTTCGAAGGACGTTGGCGCGGTGGATGAAATATTGCCCAGCACTATGATATCATCTATTCAAATGTTTGCAGTGATGATTGGAATTTTAGTGCAAGTACTTATTATTAACTGGTGGCTCATATTCGctgtaattattatgttttttttgtttggtaTGATAAGAAGAATCTATCTTCCAGTAGCACAAACTACAAAACGATTAGAAGGAGttg CAAAAAGTCCCATGTTTTCGCACGTAAACTCTACGTTATCGGGTCTGACGACAATACGTTCTGTTGGCGCTCAGGAAATGATTCGAAAGCAATTCGAGGAACATCAAAATTTACATACTAGCACttactcattaattatcgCAAGTGGTACGATGTTCGGTTTCGTACTAGATATAGTGTCCATTGGATTTATCGCCATCGTTACGTACAGTTTTGTCGCGTTGGACAATG GAAATACTTTCGCTGGCAATGTTGGTTTGGCGCTCTCACAAGTGcttattttatgcaatatgGTGCAACATGGAATGCGTCAAACCGCCGAAGCAATCACACAGATGACGAGCGTAGAGAGGATAATGCAATTCACTGAACTTGAGAAAGAAGGCCCGTTCGAGAGTAATCCCACAGACAAACCATCAAGCAATTGGCCTTCTAAGGGAGAAATTAAATTCGATCGTATTTATCTTCGATATTCGGATCCCGACCCGCCTGTTCTCAAATCTTTAAGTTTTAACATCGAACCCGGCATGAAA ATCGGAATTGCGGGTCGTACTGGGGCTGGGAAATCGTCTCTGATC
- the LOC105837587 gene encoding zinc finger protein DZIP1 — MAFSFRVGTNWCHDFPKLARESGFYFNMHGSRVRVDWNRIGAIDIDHVIRERDFSTIDQNINNVIDYCLESEYDVKILDPNFVKLFRLAQLSVEYLLYCKQYLDHSVVILKDELRQKIEQNVSMKKEIATLEDTVKNLKERSREKRKLIETSVGEISNGEVYKCPHCPKTFVRAIFVNAHIARKHSYMSVSTSPVHDHYRAETEKLHNEIKTLKERLNQTERVIRSETDKLQDNTEKNYARNMNKHEYDVEKVGRFQEQQRYQEDIGNLKSMLFNEIRALREKDHVINESILETNVKTIISQQEKEIENLRNQLLERLTPGMEDIQVKLQAQENHWKATIEDMEVQHHRDIEKLAMELKATQQIANRTRSEYESKVHDLEKQSMDQSNMLVEQRKQLNNLSREIGNSQMQINHKNTENNVSEFLNKSSTLTAKHKNNYNESNTYKNLNNTENIEMIIEDIGSGSSQEYSDKLISIAAQIQHMPGKDNTAKSKGNKKVIPDNSKVVEHMTAKSRNLTKSDKLESGKKTKNARHYDVLNDINKVNDHASNSFVTKENLTDVNKKYVDIKEKKEILHTDNIKKRKSEFLEKRSVSSVTESESLSSISESGTDSESVTMDEDLIKRSETSVNIRKKVIPEDARNMLDNRLRELGIDPEWQGIPAATYKQKMEIVRHQQSINAKKLIRYNQIKQKILEDVLQTILANRKESGYSSLMKNSLLNKLVTHVKSKAWKAFNKDSGEYISVQKTENTTPLKLRLKQKIELLPKKYKDDEVYENTRESPLRKSGMDTCVSPKVTATYPKTVRNVSSASSIESREDLKQILSTKIIVSDTNTCKVSSPISRKQVAPKYFENNDSDSTNVQQDELIFSPKNSKSVLKPMSGSAGSLVKKKVLFDLNDKKSDDTTMPENDQRSIQVNYNDWNISSFAKRKEYALQKEKSMSTGNIVLKTSQSDKIAEISKKIQEQLSIVKKPPVGSIETIFRFNTNQLLNSTSLVSSILDNPVQNFTNPKERDNVFPQPAPRTLKDKDLSVAQRKSEIKYSDLDSDIDAILQME, encoded by the exons atgGCATTTTCGTTTCGAGTCGGTACCAACTGGTGCCATGACTTCCCGAAACTCGCCAGAGAATCAGGATTTTACTTCAATATGCACGGATCCAGAGTGCGAGTCGACTGGAATCGCATAG GTGCCATAGACATAGACCATGTTATTCGAGAAAGAGATTTCTCGACCATTGatcaaaatatcaataatgtGATAGATTATTGCTTGGAGAGTGAATATGATGTCAAAATCCTGGATCCCAACTTTGTCAAGCTGTTCAGACTCGCACAACTCTctgttgaatatttattatattgtaaacagTATTTGGATCATAGCGTGGTAATATTGAAGGATGAATTGAGACAGAAGATAGAACAGAACGTCAGCATGAAGAAAGAAATTGCCACTCTGGAAGATACTGTGAAGAATCTGAAAGAGAGATCAAGGGAGAAACGTAAATTGATTGAAACTAGCGTTGGTGAGATCTCTAATGGAGAAGTTTATAAG tgtccACATTGTCCAAAAACATTTGTACGTGCTATATTCGTAAATGCTCATATAGCGCGCAAACATTCGTACATGAGTGTATCCACGTCCCCTGTGCATGATCATTATCGAGCTGAAACGGAGAAATtacataatgaaataaaaacattaaaggAAAGACTGAATCAAACTGAAAGAGTGATAAGAAGTGAAACCGATAAACTGCAGGATAACACAGAAAAGAATTATGCGAGAAATATGAATAAACATGAGTATGATGTTGAGAAAGTAGGTAGATTTCAGGAGCAGCAAAGATATCAAGAAGACATTGGAAATTTAAAGAGCATGCTATTCAACGAGATACGC GCATTAAGAGAAAAGGATCACGTTATAAATGAGAGTATCCTGGAGACAAATGTGAAAACTATAATCAGCCAACAAGAAAAAGAGATTGAGAACCTGAGAAATCAACTTCTTGaaaga TTAACTCCAGGTATGGAAGATATTCAGGTGAAGTTACAAGCACAAGAGAATCATTGGAAGGCCACAATAGAGGACATGGAAGTTCAACACCATCGGGACATCGAGAAATTGGCCATGGAATTGAAAGCGACTCAGCAGATAGCTAATCGTACAAGGTCTGAATATGAATCTAAAGTGCATGACTTAGAGAAACAATCTATGGATCAATCTAACATGCTAGTGGAACAGAGGAAGCAATTGAACAACTTGTCACGTGAGATTGGTAACTCGCAGATGCAGATTAATcacaaaaatacagaaaacaaCGTATCGGAATTCCTAAATAAATCTTCTACGCTAACAGCAAAACACAAAAACAATTACAACGAAAGCAATACTtacaagaatttaaataatactgaAAACATCGAGATGATTATCGAAGATATTGGTAGTGGATCTAGTCAAGAATATAGTGACAAATTGATATCGATTGCAGCACAAATTCAACACATGCCTGGTAAAGATAATACTGCAAAAAGCaaaggtaataaaaaagttatccCTGATAATAGTAAAGTTGTGGAACATATGACTGCAAAGTCACGCAATCTGACAAAATCGGATAAATTAGAATCTggtaaaaaaacgaaaaatgctAGGCATTATGATGTATTGAacgatataaataaagtaaatgacCACGCAAGTAACAGTTTTGTTACCAAAGAAAATCTTACTgacgtaaataaaaagtacgtagacatcaaagaaaaaaaagaaatattgcataCTGACAATATAAAGAAAAGGAAATCCGAATTCTTAGAAAAACGTAGCGTAAGTTCTGTGACGGAATCCGAATCCTTATCGTCGATATCAGAATCGGGGACTGACAGTGAGAGTGTCACTATGGATgaggatttaataaaaagatctgaAACGTCTGTCAATATCAGAAAAAAGGTGATACCGGAAGACGCGCGGAATATGCTCGACAATCGGTTGAGAGAATTGGGAATTGATCCGGAATGGCAAGGGATACCTGCGGCAACGTATAAGCAAAAGATGGAGATTGTGAGACATCAGCAAAGCATTAATGCAAAGAAATTAATTcgatataatcaaattaaacaaaaaatactcGAAGACGTTCTTCAAACGATATTGGCAAATCGTAAGGAATCGGGATATTCCTCgcttatgaaaaattctcTGCTGAATAAGCTAGTCACTCATGTGAAATCGAAGGCTTGGAAAGCATTCAATAAAGATAGTG GCGAATATATATCCGTccaaaaaacagaaaatacaaCACCATTAAAATTACGTTTGAAGCAGAAGATTGAACTCCttcctaaaaaatataaagatgaCGAAGTGTATGAGAATACGCGCGAATCACCATTAAGAAAAAGTGGAATGGATACTTGTGTCAGTCCAAAGGTGACCGCGACGTATCCGAAGACAGTTCGAAATGTCTCTTCTGCGAGCTCTATTGAATCTCGAGAGGATTTAAAACAGATTTTGTCTACGAAAATAATTGTGTCGGACACTAACACATGTAAAGTGAGCTCTCCAATCAGCAGAAAACAAGTAGCGCcgaaatatttcgaaaacaaTGATTCGGATAGTACAAATGTGCAGCAAGACGAGTTAATTTTTTCTCCAAAGAATAgtaaaagtgttttaaaacCAATGAGTGGCTCAGCCGGAAgcttggtaaaaaaaaaagtcttatTCGatttaaatgacaaaaaaagtGATGATACGACGATGCCAGAAAATGATCAACGAAGTATTCAAGTAAATTACAATGATTGGAACATCTCAAg cttTGCTAAGAGAAAAGAATATGCGTTGCAAAAAGAAAAGTCCATGAGTACGggcaatattgttttaaaaacttcGCAAAGCGATAAAATCGCtgaaatatcgaagaaaataCAAGAACAG TTGAGCATAGTAAAAAAGCCGCCCGTAGGATCAATCGAAACAATCTTTCGATTTAACACGAATCAACTGTTAAACTCGACCAGTCTTGTGAGTTCTATCTTGGATAATcctgtacaaaattttacaaatccAAAAGAAAGAGACAATGTATTCCCACAACCCGCTCCGCGAACTCTGAAGGACAAAGACCTTTCTGTCGCTCAACgtaaaagtgaaataaaatattccgaTCTGGATTCGGATATAGATGCAATACTGCAGATGGAATAA